Proteins from a genomic interval of Caulobacter rhizosphaerae:
- a CDS encoding Ldh family oxidoreductase, with protein sequence MSLDGGLEGVRLSLDDVRALARQVLSATGLSAAHVDAVAETMVAGERDGCASHGVYRLLVAANSIAKGVVSVDAEPVLDEPAPALARVDGGGGFAQLAFERGRPVLVDKARRFGIAALALNNVVHFAALWPEVEALAREGLAALAFTPSHAWVAPEGGTRPVFGTNPIAFGWPRPGRDPFVFDFATSAVARGEIELHRRAGRPVPDHWGYDADGAATTVAEAVLGGAMRTFGGHKGSALAAMVELLAGPLIGDMTSQQSLAADAGRGGSPIGGELIIALDPAGFLGGALADHLARAEAMFEAIEAQGARLPSQRRYAARARSLREGVVIPGALHRDIMMLLEQKG encoded by the coding sequence GTGAGCCTGGACGGCGGACTCGAGGGCGTCAGGCTTTCGCTCGATGACGTCCGGGCGCTGGCGCGTCAGGTCCTGAGCGCCACGGGCCTGTCGGCGGCCCATGTCGACGCCGTCGCCGAGACCATGGTGGCCGGCGAGCGTGACGGCTGCGCTTCGCACGGTGTCTATCGCCTGCTGGTGGCCGCCAACAGCATCGCCAAGGGCGTGGTTTCGGTCGACGCCGAACCTGTCCTGGACGAACCGGCGCCGGCCCTGGCGAGGGTCGATGGCGGCGGCGGCTTCGCGCAACTGGCCTTCGAGCGCGGGCGTCCCGTGCTGGTCGACAAGGCCCGGCGCTTCGGGATCGCCGCCCTGGCCCTGAACAACGTCGTGCATTTCGCGGCCCTCTGGCCCGAGGTCGAGGCGCTGGCCCGTGAGGGCCTGGCCGCGCTGGCCTTCACGCCGAGCCATGCCTGGGTCGCGCCGGAGGGCGGGACGCGCCCGGTGTTCGGCACCAATCCGATCGCCTTCGGCTGGCCGCGGCCGGGCCGGGACCCGTTCGTCTTCGACTTCGCCACCAGCGCGGTGGCGCGGGGCGAGATCGAGCTGCATCGCCGCGCCGGCCGACCCGTGCCGGACCACTGGGGCTATGACGCCGACGGGGCCGCCACGACCGTGGCCGAGGCGGTGCTGGGCGGCGCGATGCGCACCTTCGGCGGCCACAAGGGCTCGGCCCTGGCCGCGATGGTCGAACTGCTGGCTGGACCCCTGATCGGCGACATGACCAGCCAGCAATCCCTGGCCGCCGACGCGGGACGCGGCGGCTCGCCGATCGGCGGGGAGCTGATCATCGCCCTGGATCCGGCGGGCTTCCTGGGCGGGGCGCTGGCCGACCACTTGGCGCGGGCCGAGGCGATGTTCGAGGCGATCGAGGCCCAGGGCGCGCGGCTGCCGTCGCAGCGCCGCTACGCCGCGCGGGCCCGCAGCCTGCGCGAGGGCGTGGTGATCCCCGGCGCGCTCCACCGGGACATCATGATGTTGCTTGAGCAGAAGGGCTGA
- a CDS encoding DUF885 domain-containing protein, which produces MRRTGLFDTTVACVAATAPMLVASTALAGPPAAQAGSADKRFEAISSEEYAWRLAQTGPSEDGPKTDAFKLPDVGPAIQAARLARWTTTARQLADLPVAKLSKKNQANYAVYKGQIDALLAEQQYREYEKPLNADSSFWGDVAESARGSFRTEADYRGYIAMMRDIPRYYDQQIVNMRAGLARGFTPAQVTLQGRDAGVALVADAATPEASPFYAPFKTLPANIPPAVQAALRREAAEAITQAVVPAHARLRAFLRDDYIPGARKTLAAYDLPDGKAYYQSKVREFTTTDLTPDQIHQIGLAEVAKIRARMLDVMKEVKFDSDLPAFLTYLRTDPRFYAKTPQDLLDRAAWDAKSFDGKASQWFGHLPRSRFAIRPVPDEIAPFYTGGRGGPGIYLVNTYNLPSRPLYSLMALTLHESAPGHAFQMPLAAENKDLPAYRRDTYLSAYGEGWALYSEALGEDMGLYETPYDRFGMLSYQMWRAARLVVDTGIHTQGWSRERAQQYLHDNTAMADHEIQTEVDRYIAWPGQALSYYMGMLAFVDARKRAEQALGPKFNIRAFHDAVLELGSVPLPVIDARVDQLIADGGKGPYPDEE; this is translated from the coding sequence ATGCGGCGAACCGGGCTTTTCGATACGACGGTCGCGTGCGTGGCGGCGACCGCGCCGATGCTGGTCGCTTCCACGGCCCTGGCCGGTCCTCCGGCCGCGCAGGCCGGTTCGGCGGACAAGCGCTTCGAGGCGATCTCCAGCGAGGAATACGCCTGGCGCCTGGCCCAGACCGGACCCAGCGAAGACGGCCCCAAGACCGACGCCTTCAAGCTCCCCGATGTCGGTCCGGCGATCCAGGCCGCGCGGCTGGCCCGCTGGACCACGACGGCCCGGCAGCTGGCCGACCTGCCGGTCGCCAAGCTGTCGAAGAAGAACCAGGCCAACTACGCCGTCTACAAGGGCCAGATCGACGCCCTGCTGGCCGAGCAGCAGTACCGCGAATACGAAAAACCGCTGAACGCCGACAGCAGCTTCTGGGGCGACGTCGCGGAATCGGCGCGCGGCAGCTTCAGGACCGAGGCGGACTATCGCGGCTACATCGCGATGATGCGCGACATCCCGCGCTATTACGACCAACAGATCGTCAACATGCGCGCCGGGCTGGCGCGCGGCTTCACCCCGGCCCAGGTGACCTTGCAGGGGCGCGACGCCGGCGTGGCCCTGGTGGCCGACGCCGCCACGCCCGAGGCCTCGCCCTTCTACGCGCCGTTCAAGACCCTGCCGGCCAACATCCCGCCGGCCGTCCAGGCCGCACTGCGCCGCGAGGCGGCCGAGGCGATCACCCAGGCCGTGGTTCCCGCCCACGCCCGCCTGCGGGCCTTCCTGCGCGACGACTACATCCCCGGCGCGCGAAAGACTCTCGCGGCCTACGACCTGCCCGACGGCAAGGCCTACTACCAGTCCAAGGTGCGCGAGTTCACCACCACCGACCTGACGCCGGACCAGATCCACCAGATCGGCCTGGCCGAGGTCGCCAAGATCCGCGCGCGGATGCTGGACGTGATGAAGGAGGTGAAGTTCGACAGCGACCTTCCGGCCTTCCTGACCTATCTGCGGACCGACCCGCGCTTCTACGCCAAGACGCCCCAGGACCTGCTGGACCGCGCGGCCTGGGACGCCAAGAGCTTCGACGGCAAGGCCTCGCAATGGTTCGGCCACCTGCCGCGCAGCCGCTTCGCCATCCGCCCGGTGCCCGACGAGATCGCGCCCTTCTACACCGGCGGCCGCGGCGGCCCTGGCATCTATCTGGTCAACACCTACAACCTGCCGTCCCGGCCGCTGTACTCGCTGATGGCCCTGACCCTGCACGAGAGCGCGCCGGGCCACGCCTTCCAGATGCCGCTGGCGGCCGAGAACAAGGACTTGCCGGCCTATCGCCGCGACACTTACCTGTCGGCCTATGGCGAGGGCTGGGCGCTGTATTCCGAGGCGCTGGGCGAGGACATGGGCCTGTACGAGACGCCCTACGACCGGTTCGGCATGCTCAGCTACCAGATGTGGCGCGCGGCGCGGCTGGTGGTCGACACCGGCATCCACACCCAGGGCTGGAGCCGCGAGCGGGCCCAGCAGTACCTGCACGACAACACCGCCATGGCCGACCACGAGATCCAGACCGAGGTCGACCGCTACATCGCCTGGCCGGGTCAGGCGCTGTCCTACTACATGGGCATGCTGGCCTTCGTCGACGCGCGCAAGCGGGCCGAGCAGGCGCTGGGTCCCAAGTTCAACATCCGCGCCTTCCACGACGCCGTCCTGGAGCTGGGGTCGGTGCCGCTGCCGGTGATCGACGCCCGCGTCGACCAGTTGATCGCCGACGGCGGCAAGGGACCCTATCCCGATGAGGAATGA
- a CDS encoding family 43 glycosylhydrolase, with product MRNDLAPVAWSAGLACALATLTPAAAQPVAVHAAGNPILADGRYYSTDPAPVVVGDTLWILAGRDEAPADVNDFIMDEWQALSTRDPASGDWLHYPAIARPEAVFHWAEPGRAYAGQIVPGRDGKFYLYAPVLQAKSDAKDRFAIGVAVADSPAGPWTDAHPAGPIVSQTTPVANDIQNIDPTAIVDDDGRVYLYWGTFGQLRGIELAADMVTPKGPEVKVDSLDGFFEAPWLMKRKGVYYMLYAGNRAGPRSDCTPAVYHACIAYGTAPSPLGPWTYRGVILRPVSSTTSHAGAVEFKGQWWLAYHTADAAGGGHFRRSVAIDRMDWDDSVSPPVILPVTPTKRPGPPPAPTRNIAAMATPTASNAPVPVQYWIKALNDGLVRDAPLPPDLWGSWTPHNPASQWIEYRFDRPVTLNGARIRFWADQPAGAGVGVAPPKAWRMEYWDGGWKPVRAPKGFGTGVDGFQSATFAAVTARCVRAVFDASGAQGTHAGLAVQEWEVLAPTAQAPRAGSGSAPACDAQP from the coding sequence ATGAGGAATGACCTGGCCCCGGTCGCCTGGAGCGCCGGCCTGGCCTGCGCCCTGGCGACGCTGACGCCGGCCGCCGCCCAGCCGGTGGCCGTGCACGCCGCCGGCAACCCGATCCTCGCGGACGGCCGGTACTATTCGACCGACCCCGCTCCCGTGGTGGTCGGCGACACCCTGTGGATCCTGGCCGGCCGCGACGAGGCGCCGGCCGACGTCAACGACTTCATCATGGACGAATGGCAGGCGCTTTCGACCCGCGATCCGGCGTCGGGCGACTGGCTGCACTACCCGGCGATCGCGCGGCCGGAGGCGGTATTCCATTGGGCCGAGCCCGGGCGGGCCTATGCCGGCCAGATCGTCCCGGGGCGCGACGGCAAGTTCTACCTCTACGCCCCGGTCCTGCAGGCCAAGAGCGACGCCAAGGACCGGTTCGCCATCGGTGTCGCCGTGGCCGACAGCCCCGCCGGACCCTGGACCGACGCCCACCCGGCCGGACCGATCGTCTCGCAGACGACGCCGGTCGCCAACGACATCCAGAACATCGATCCCACGGCGATCGTCGACGACGACGGCCGGGTCTACCTCTACTGGGGCACGTTCGGCCAGCTGCGCGGCATCGAGCTGGCGGCCGACATGGTCACGCCCAAGGGGCCGGAGGTGAAGGTCGACAGCCTGGACGGCTTCTTCGAGGCCCCGTGGCTGATGAAGCGCAAGGGCGTCTACTACATGCTCTATGCCGGCAACCGGGCCGGGCCGCGGTCGGATTGCACGCCGGCCGTCTACCATGCCTGCATCGCCTACGGGACCGCGCCGTCGCCGCTCGGGCCCTGGACCTATCGCGGGGTGATCCTGCGGCCGGTGTCCTCGACCACCTCCCATGCGGGCGCAGTGGAATTCAAGGGTCAGTGGTGGCTGGCCTACCACACGGCCGACGCGGCCGGCGGCGGGCACTTCCGTCGCAGCGTGGCGATCGACAGGATGGACTGGGACGACAGCGTCAGCCCGCCGGTCATCCTGCCGGTCACCCCGACCAAGCGCCCAGGGCCGCCGCCGGCGCCGACCCGCAACATCGCGGCGATGGCCACGCCCACGGCGTCCAACGCGCCGGTGCCGGTGCAGTACTGGATCAAGGCGCTGAACGACGGCCTCGTCCGCGACGCGCCTCTGCCGCCGGACCTGTGGGGCAGCTGGACGCCGCACAATCCCGCCAGCCAGTGGATCGAGTACCGTTTCGACCGGCCGGTGACCCTGAACGGCGCCCGCATCCGGTTCTGGGCCGACCAGCCGGCCGGGGCGGGCGTGGGCGTCGCCCCGCCGAAGGCTTGGCGGATGGAATATTGGGACGGCGGCTGGAAGCCGGTGCGCGCTCCCAAGGGCTTCGGGACCGGCGTCGATGGTTTCCAGTCCGCCACGTTCGCGGCGGTGACCGCCCGGTGCGTCCGGGCGGTGTTCGACGCTTCCGGCGCTCAGGGAACCCATGCCGGCCTGGCCGTGCAGGAGTGGGAAGTCCTGGCCCCGACGGCCCAGGCGCCGCGCGCCGGCAGCGGCTCGGCCCCGGCCTGCGACGCCCAGCCCTAG
- a CDS encoding S9 family peptidase has product MPVNGTSRTRPGTVRLGLTALALGLATASAAGGQPLATASTTSASHAPLPPIAERYRRADLFLRGGLGRYVVDDNLQPRFVADGRGVLYRHGKPGQRVITYLNLADRKQKTVAVEADLIRQVSAALPTAPTSAPRIDLVDFDPRTDALVFTAAEKQWKSTRGVLAETPIQAFDPALSPDGRFKLVARDFNLFAVDTKTGREAALTTDGSREQPYGRDIPQLSQILKAGVEEPDMPVSAQWSPDSRRILTWRLDTRGVKRLSITQQNPGGLYPRSFSYIYPLAGAATLPQAQRLVIDVEQAFRDGAGKIVPLAIPSESLLYPAAPEMSWDGDHVRAQWTQRGYGQLVVYSADPVSGAARIVAREKVAPLVTVTSSSLQPASALGGELAISERSGWAQLYLVKPDAPDGGKALTTGAWEVLSVDHVDPRDGLLVTGVGREKDRNPYYKALYRVGLDGAPPQLLTPEPLDHETTVSPDGRWILDEMSSPTEPTRTVLRDARDGRLVLELGRADPSALWATGFRPPEPFTGVAADGVTPLYGMIFRPIGYDPARRYPVIDNVYTGPTTTQTPTSWRDSVSAAGNSVAQIGAVVVMIDGRGTSRRGQAFRLPAYQNLGEVGLDDHIAMIRQMAAKDPGPDLTRVGVFGGSAGGYDAARFVLRRPEFFKVAVASSGNHDLRLDKAWWPEVSMGLADEATWERNSNMSVAGNLQGKLLLVHGDIDDNVPVTESVRLANAIIQAGKDVDLVILPNTTHAVYQPFFWRKLRDYFTRNLLDEAPPAGPPPVRLAAAPTTAK; this is encoded by the coding sequence ATGCCGGTGAACGGAACATCCAGGACGAGGCCCGGCACGGTCCGCCTTGGCCTCACGGCCCTGGCCCTGGGTCTCGCAACCGCTTCGGCGGCTGGCGGTCAGCCCCTGGCGACCGCCTCCACGACGTCCGCCAGCCACGCGCCCCTGCCGCCGATCGCCGAACGCTACCGGCGCGCCGACCTGTTCCTGCGCGGCGGGCTGGGCCGGTACGTCGTTGACGACAACCTGCAGCCTCGGTTCGTCGCCGACGGTCGGGGCGTCCTCTATCGCCACGGCAAGCCCGGCCAGCGGGTCATCACCTATCTCAACCTGGCCGACCGCAAGCAGAAGACGGTCGCTGTCGAGGCCGACCTGATCCGCCAGGTCTCGGCGGCCCTGCCGACCGCGCCCACCTCCGCGCCACGCATCGACCTCGTGGATTTCGACCCGCGCACCGACGCCCTGGTCTTCACCGCCGCCGAAAAGCAGTGGAAGTCGACCCGGGGCGTCCTCGCCGAGACTCCGATCCAGGCGTTCGATCCGGCCCTGTCGCCGGATGGACGGTTCAAGCTGGTCGCCCGCGACTTCAACCTGTTCGCGGTCGACACCAAGACCGGCCGGGAAGCCGCCCTGACCACCGACGGCTCGCGCGAACAGCCCTACGGCCGCGACATTCCGCAGCTGTCGCAGATCCTCAAGGCGGGCGTCGAGGAGCCCGACATGCCGGTCTCGGCCCAATGGTCGCCCGACAGCCGGCGCATCCTGACCTGGCGGCTGGACACCCGAGGCGTCAAGCGGCTGTCGATCACCCAGCAGAACCCGGGCGGGCTCTATCCGCGCAGCTTCTCCTACATCTACCCGTTGGCCGGCGCGGCGACGCTGCCCCAGGCCCAGCGGCTGGTCATCGACGTCGAGCAGGCCTTCCGCGACGGGGCCGGCAAGATCGTGCCGCTGGCCATCCCGTCCGAGTCCCTGCTCTACCCCGCCGCGCCGGAGATGAGCTGGGACGGCGACCATGTCCGGGCGCAATGGACCCAGCGCGGCTATGGCCAGCTGGTCGTCTATTCGGCCGATCCCGTCAGCGGCGCGGCCAGGATCGTGGCCCGCGAGAAGGTCGCGCCGCTGGTCACCGTCACCTCGTCCAGCCTGCAGCCGGCCTCCGCCCTGGGCGGCGAGCTGGCGATCTCCGAGCGCAGCGGCTGGGCCCAGCTCTATCTGGTCAAGCCCGACGCCCCCGACGGCGGCAAGGCCCTGACCACCGGGGCCTGGGAGGTGCTGTCGGTCGACCATGTCGACCCGCGGGACGGGCTGCTGGTCACCGGCGTCGGCCGCGAGAAGGACCGCAACCCTTATTACAAGGCGCTCTATCGCGTTGGCCTGGACGGCGCGCCTCCCCAGTTGCTGACGCCCGAACCGCTCGACCACGAGACCACGGTCTCGCCCGACGGCCGCTGGATCCTCGACGAGATGTCCAGCCCGACCGAACCGACCCGCACCGTGCTGCGGGACGCTCGCGACGGGCGCCTGGTGCTGGAACTGGGCCGGGCCGATCCCAGCGCCCTGTGGGCCACCGGCTTCCGGCCGCCCGAACCGTTCACCGGCGTGGCGGCCGACGGCGTCACCCCGCTGTACGGCATGATCTTCCGGCCGATCGGCTATGACCCGGCGCGGCGCTATCCGGTGATCGACAACGTCTATACCGGTCCAACCACCACCCAGACCCCGACCTCGTGGCGCGACTCCGTCTCGGCCGCGGGCAACAGCGTCGCCCAGATCGGCGCGGTGGTGGTGATGATCGACGGCCGGGGAACCTCACGGCGGGGCCAGGCCTTCCGCCTGCCGGCCTACCAGAACCTGGGCGAGGTGGGCCTGGACGACCACATCGCCATGATCCGGCAGATGGCCGCGAAGGATCCAGGGCCGGACCTGACCCGGGTGGGCGTGTTCGGCGGCTCGGCCGGCGGCTATGACGCCGCGCGGTTCGTGCTGCGCCGGCCGGAATTCTTCAAGGTCGCCGTCGCCTCTTCGGGCAACCACGACCTGCGCCTGGACAAGGCCTGGTGGCCGGAAGTGTCGATGGGCCTGGCGGACGAAGCGACCTGGGAGCGCAACTCCAACATGTCGGTGGCGGGCAATCTGCAGGGCAAGCTGCTGCTGGTGCACGGCGACATCGACGACAACGTCCCGGTCACCGAAAGCGTCCGCCTGGCCAATGCGATCATCCAGGCGGGCAAGGACGTCGACCTGGTGATCCTGCCCAACACCACCCACGCGGTCTATCAGCCGTTCTTCTGGCGCAAGCTGCGCGACTACTTCACCCGCAACCTGCTCGACGAAGCGCCGCCGGCGGGCCCGCCGCCGGTGCGCCTCGCCGCCGCCCCCACCACCGCGAAATGA
- a CDS encoding glycoside hydrolase family 127 protein: MATRRDLMLTAAAFAGMAQPISALAKARGASLPAKAAPLPLSSVRLLPSDYATAVEVNRAYLLRLSPDRFLHNFMTFAGLPAKGEIYGGWESDTIAGHTLGHYMSALVVMYEQTGDAECRRRADYIVSELARAQAKRGTGYVGALQRKRKDGTVVDGEEIFGEVMKGDIRSGGFDLNGSWSPLYTVHKTFAGLLDVHRAWGNPQALEVAVGLGGYFERVFAALNDEQMQTLLGCEYGGLNESYAELYARTGDRRWLVVAERIYDRKVLDPLVAQQDQLANFHANTQVPKLIGLGRLYELTGKPQDAAAARFFWTTVTQHHSYVIGGNADREYFAAPDTIAAHISEQTCEHCNTYNMLKLTRQLYSWRPEGGLFDYYERAHLNHVMAAQNPKTGGFTYMTPLLTGADRGYSTNDDDAFWCCVGTGMESHAKHGESIFWEGEGTLLVNLYIPAEAQWKARGAGLKLETRYPYEPESRLTLTKLAKPGRFTIALRVPSWANGQAKVSVNGQAVTAEMVGGYALVDRRWRTGDVVAITLPLDLRLEATPGDESTVAVVRGPMVLAADLGPNSEPWKGVDPALVGEAVLAGFQPTAPEKALYVARGVGRPGDLNFVPFYSQYERRSAVYFKRFTEDAWKTEEAAFLADQARAKDISARSVDIMHLGEMQPERDHSLTSELSYPVAYRNRNGRDARSGGFFEFDMKLRPGPLILQATYWGDERKRDFDILVDNVKVASQHLEADRPGKFFDVEYPLPEALTKGKTKVRVRFVPRERSTAGPVFGVQLFAAKPASTA; this comes from the coding sequence ATGGCGACACGCCGCGATCTGATGCTGACGGCCGCGGCGTTCGCCGGGATGGCCCAGCCGATCAGCGCCCTGGCCAAGGCCCGTGGCGCGTCCCTTCCCGCCAAGGCCGCGCCACTGCCGCTGTCGTCGGTCCGCCTGCTGCCGTCGGACTACGCGACCGCGGTGGAGGTCAATCGCGCCTATCTGCTGCGGTTGAGCCCCGACCGCTTCCTGCACAACTTCATGACCTTCGCCGGCCTGCCGGCCAAGGGCGAAATCTATGGCGGATGGGAGTCCGACACCATCGCGGGCCATACGCTGGGCCACTACATGTCGGCCCTGGTCGTCATGTACGAGCAGACGGGCGACGCCGAATGCCGCCGACGCGCCGACTATATCGTCAGCGAGCTGGCCAGGGCCCAGGCCAAGCGCGGCACGGGCTATGTCGGCGCCCTGCAGCGCAAGCGCAAGGACGGTACGGTCGTCGACGGCGAGGAGATCTTCGGCGAGGTGATGAAGGGCGACATCCGCTCGGGCGGCTTCGACCTGAACGGCTCCTGGTCGCCGCTCTATACGGTGCACAAGACCTTCGCCGGCCTGCTGGACGTGCATCGCGCCTGGGGAAACCCGCAGGCGCTGGAGGTCGCGGTGGGCCTGGGCGGCTATTTCGAGCGCGTGTTCGCCGCGCTGAACGACGAGCAGATGCAGACCCTGCTGGGCTGCGAATATGGCGGCCTCAACGAGAGCTATGCCGAGCTCTACGCCCGCACCGGCGATCGCCGCTGGCTGGTCGTCGCCGAACGGATCTACGACCGCAAGGTGCTGGACCCGCTGGTCGCCCAGCAGGACCAACTGGCCAATTTCCACGCGAACACCCAGGTGCCCAAGCTGATCGGGCTGGGACGGCTGTACGAACTGACCGGCAAGCCGCAGGATGCGGCGGCCGCGCGGTTCTTCTGGACGACGGTCACCCAACACCACAGCTACGTGATCGGCGGCAACGCCGACCGCGAGTACTTCGCCGCGCCCGACACCATCGCCGCCCACATCAGCGAACAGACCTGCGAGCACTGCAACACCTACAACATGCTCAAGCTGACCCGGCAGCTCTACAGCTGGCGGCCGGAAGGCGGGCTGTTCGACTATTATGAGCGCGCCCACCTCAACCACGTGATGGCCGCGCAGAACCCCAAGACCGGCGGCTTCACCTACATGACGCCGCTGCTGACCGGCGCGGACCGGGGCTATTCGACCAATGACGACGACGCCTTCTGGTGCTGCGTCGGCACCGGCATGGAAAGCCACGCCAAGCACGGCGAGTCGATCTTCTGGGAAGGCGAGGGGACCTTGCTGGTCAACCTCTACATCCCGGCCGAGGCCCAGTGGAAGGCGCGCGGCGCGGGCCTGAAGCTCGAGACCCGCTATCCCTACGAACCGGAATCGCGCCTGACCTTGACCAAGCTGGCCAAGCCCGGACGCTTCACGATCGCCCTGCGCGTTCCGAGTTGGGCGAACGGCCAGGCCAAGGTCAGCGTCAATGGCCAGGCCGTCACGGCCGAGATGGTCGGCGGCTACGCCCTTGTGGACCGCCGCTGGCGGACCGGCGACGTGGTGGCCATCACCCTGCCGCTCGACCTGCGCCTGGAAGCGACGCCGGGCGACGAGTCCACGGTGGCGGTGGTGCGCGGACCGATGGTGCTGGCGGCCGACCTGGGTCCCAACAGCGAACCCTGGAAGGGCGTGGATCCGGCCCTGGTCGGCGAGGCGGTGCTGGCGGGCTTCCAGCCCACGGCGCCGGAAAAGGCGCTCTATGTCGCCCGGGGCGTCGGCCGGCCCGGCGACCTGAACTTCGTGCCGTTCTACAGCCAGTACGAGCGCCGCAGCGCGGTCTATTTCAAGCGCTTCACCGAGGACGCCTGGAAGACCGAGGAGGCCGCGTTCCTGGCTGATCAGGCCCGGGCCAAGGACATCAGCGCCCGGTCGGTCGACATCATGCACCTGGGCGAGATGCAGCCCGAGCGCGACCACAGCCTGACCTCCGAGCTGTCCTATCCGGTGGCCTATCGCAACCGGAACGGCCGCGACGCCCGCTCGGGCGGCTTCTTCGAGTTCGACATGAAGCTGCGGCCCGGCCCGCTGATCCTGCAGGCGACCTACTGGGGCGACGAGCGCAAGCGCGACTTCGACATCCTGGTCGACAACGTCAAGGTCGCCTCGCAGCATCTGGAGGCCGACCGTCCCGGCAAGTTCTTCGACGTCGAATATCCGCTGCCCGAGGCCCTGACCAAGGGCAAGACGAAGGTCCGGGTGCGGTTCGTACCGCGTGAGCGCAGCACGGCCGGACCGGTGTTCGGCGTGCAGCTGTTCGCCGCCAAGCCCGCGTCCACGGCGTGA